In Nakamurella antarctica, the following are encoded in one genomic region:
- a CDS encoding enolase C-terminal domain-like protein, translated as MIITGVDVVRVPVPAYEPPFVWRAGLPGSEPAADGAWLVIRTDAGVSGLAFTLRGAMLQDVIDRRIRAELVGRDPIAREFLWERIWELDRIDRFPVFVQGVIDVALWDIGGKAAQMPVYQLLGSYRESIPAYASTVTFSCIEEYLDVADQCLELGYTAIKLHAWGDARRDARLSEALREHVGPDVPLMYDGSAGFDLLDATYLGKALSAADYLWYEEPMREFSVTAYSWLAERVEVPLIVAEVAEGSHMKTADFIVAGCAAAVRTSTGLRGGFTGAMRTAHLADAFLLRAEVHGPGVANRHLCMSISNTTYYESLIDSNPVRRPADVDAAGNAHAPTLPGVGYEESWVDGPPALLAAVLAE; from the coding sequence ATGATCATCACCGGCGTCGACGTCGTCCGAGTACCCGTTCCCGCTTACGAGCCGCCGTTTGTCTGGCGTGCGGGTCTGCCGGGATCGGAGCCCGCCGCGGACGGTGCGTGGCTGGTGATCCGCACCGACGCAGGGGTCTCCGGGCTGGCATTCACGTTGCGCGGCGCCATGTTGCAAGACGTGATCGACCGTCGCATCCGCGCCGAGCTGGTGGGCCGTGATCCGATCGCCCGCGAGTTTTTGTGGGAAAGAATCTGGGAACTCGACCGCATCGACCGCTTCCCCGTCTTCGTCCAAGGCGTCATCGACGTAGCGCTGTGGGACATCGGCGGAAAAGCTGCGCAGATGCCCGTTTATCAACTGCTCGGCTCCTATCGCGAGTCGATCCCGGCCTACGCATCGACCGTCACCTTCTCCTGTATCGAGGAATACCTCGACGTGGCTGATCAATGCCTGGAACTCGGGTACACGGCCATCAAGTTGCACGCGTGGGGTGATGCACGCCGGGATGCCCGGCTCTCGGAAGCACTCCGCGAGCACGTCGGCCCCGACGTCCCGTTGATGTATGACGGGTCCGCGGGGTTCGACCTGCTCGATGCGACATACCTCGGCAAGGCTCTGAGTGCGGCCGACTACCTCTGGTATGAGGAACCGATGCGCGAGTTCAGCGTCACCGCATACTCCTGGCTGGCCGAGCGCGTCGAAGTACCGCTGATCGTCGCGGAAGTGGCTGAGGGATCGCACATGAAGACGGCAGATTTCATTGTCGCCGGATGCGCCGCGGCAGTGCGGACGAGCACCGGACTGCGCGGCGGATTTACCGGCGCGATGCGTACCGCGCACCTGGCTGATGCGTTCTTGCTCCGAGCAGAAGTCCACGGACCCGGCGTCGCCAACCGTCATCTGTGCATGTCGATTAGCAACACGACCTATTACGAATCGCTTATCGACTCCAACCCGGTGCGGCGGCCGGCCGACGTCGATGCCGCAGGCAACGCCCATGCGCCCACCTTGCCGGGGGTCGGGTATGAGGAGAGCTGGGTGGACGGGCCGCCCGCGCTGCTCGCCGCCGTACTTGCTGAATAA
- a CDS encoding enolase C-terminal domain-like protein encodes MKITDVEIRACRPGMVQGEAIDKVDEVDRAKLRGGLAPDVVVVSIKTDEGITGVAFGSGGLDATITARAFAQIKPFFIGRNPMAREKNAQEFRSFDRRWNHSPIYAYGPFDVACWDIAGIRAGLPIHELIGTAADRRAVYVSSMFLASPEEYAAQALEVKARGIRGYKVHPPAPAALDLEVYAAVRDAVGPDYPLMADPVATHSYEEALRVGRELESLGYLWFEEPFYDYDMASYIKLRQKLDIPIAGTETIAGGSHLTAQFIASGAVDIVRTDASWRGGITGALKVARLSEAFGMTCELHTTIYHPLEFANLHTALSMSNTGWFELLYPLEDFTFGLAEPLDIRDGYAYAPQAPGLGAVYDWDAIDNATIEIL; translated from the coding sequence ATGAAGATCACCGATGTTGAAATCCGAGCCTGCCGACCGGGGATGGTGCAGGGCGAGGCTATTGACAAGGTCGATGAGGTCGACAGGGCCAAACTACGCGGGGGTCTCGCCCCCGACGTCGTAGTGGTGTCGATTAAAACCGACGAAGGGATCACCGGGGTTGCCTTTGGCTCCGGAGGGCTCGACGCGACGATCACCGCCCGCGCGTTCGCCCAGATCAAACCGTTCTTTATCGGGCGAAACCCGATGGCTCGGGAGAAGAACGCACAAGAATTCCGTTCCTTCGATCGGCGCTGGAACCATTCACCGATCTACGCCTACGGGCCCTTCGACGTGGCGTGTTGGGATATCGCGGGCATCCGCGCAGGCCTGCCCATCCACGAGCTGATCGGCACCGCCGCGGACCGCAGAGCTGTCTATGTCAGTTCGATGTTCTTAGCCTCGCCCGAGGAATACGCGGCGCAGGCTCTCGAGGTGAAGGCCCGCGGTATCCGCGGTTACAAGGTGCACCCACCCGCACCCGCGGCACTCGACCTCGAGGTCTACGCCGCCGTCCGAGACGCAGTGGGCCCGGACTATCCGCTGATGGCCGATCCCGTTGCCACGCACTCCTATGAAGAGGCGCTCCGGGTGGGGCGCGAGCTGGAGTCGCTCGGCTACCTCTGGTTCGAGGAACCGTTCTACGACTACGACATGGCCTCCTACATCAAGCTGCGGCAAAAGCTCGACATCCCCATCGCGGGCACGGAGACGATCGCGGGTGGAAGCCATCTCACGGCGCAATTTATCGCCAGCGGCGCCGTCGACATCGTACGTACCGATGCATCGTGGCGCGGGGGCATTACAGGAGCCCTCAAGGTCGCCCGATTGTCGGAAGCATTCGGGATGACCTGCGAGCTGCACACCACCATTTACCACCCACTCGAATTCGCGAACCTGCACACTGCATTGTCGATGAGCAACACCGGATGGTTCGAGCTGTTGTATCCGCTCGAAGATTTCACGTTTGGTCTGGCGGAGCCGCTCGATATTCGGGATGGATACGCCTACGCGCCTCAGGCTCCGGGGCTCGGCGCCGTCTACGACTGGGATGCCATCGACAACGCGACCATCGAAATACTGTGA
- a CDS encoding L-rhamnose mutarotase: MKRMASVIGLPAENSERYEALHAAVWPAVLERIKASNIANYSIYRHGELLFSYMEYVGHDFEGDMNAMAADPVTQEWWDVCMPLQRPLDDRAEGEWWKEIPEVFHVD, encoded by the coding sequence ATGAAACGAATGGCATCGGTGATCGGCCTACCGGCGGAAAATTCCGAGCGCTACGAGGCTCTCCACGCGGCTGTGTGGCCCGCGGTGCTCGAGCGGATCAAGGCCAGCAACATCGCGAACTACTCGATCTACCGGCACGGCGAACTGCTGTTTTCCTATATGGAATACGTCGGCCACGACTTCGAGGGTGATATGAACGCGATGGCGGCCGATCCGGTAACTCAGGAGTGGTGGGACGTATGCATGCCGCTCCAGCGCCCCCTCGATGATCGCGCGGAGGGGGAGTGGTGGAAAGAGATCCCCGAAGTTTTTCACGTCGACTAA
- a CDS encoding RraA family protein: protein MKASEQEPGDERLTTAMLSDALDECGLRAQVLENRLIPVVPGTRAFGRAATAQFEAGQEDIPDDPYGAAIDYISGLNRGELAVIATGESNASAFWGELFSAAAIGAGAVGVVTDGNLRDTPQIARLGFPAFARSHRPIDFRRRMQLVASRGVVRILGVEISDGDLVMADDDGVVVVPQAVEAQVLAAARGRAAAESTVLKELLGGESLRSVWDRHRIL from the coding sequence ATGAAGGCAAGTGAACAGGAGCCGGGCGATGAACGGCTCACGACTGCGATGCTCAGCGACGCGCTGGATGAGTGTGGACTGCGTGCGCAGGTTCTCGAGAACCGGCTCATCCCCGTTGTCCCCGGTACGCGGGCCTTCGGGCGCGCCGCGACGGCGCAGTTTGAAGCCGGCCAGGAAGACATTCCGGACGACCCCTACGGCGCTGCCATCGATTACATCAGTGGGTTGAATCGCGGTGAACTGGCCGTGATCGCCACCGGCGAAAGTAACGCCTCCGCCTTTTGGGGGGAGTTGTTTAGCGCCGCTGCGATCGGCGCCGGAGCCGTGGGGGTCGTGACGGACGGAAATCTGCGAGACACCCCGCAGATCGCCCGTCTTGGCTTTCCCGCTTTCGCGCGCTCGCATCGACCCATCGACTTTCGCCGTCGGATGCAGCTTGTCGCATCCCGCGGTGTAGTGCGGATTCTTGGTGTCGAGATTTCCGATGGCGACCTAGTGATGGCCGACGATGACGGGGTCGTTGTGGTTCCTCAGGCTGTCGAGGCCCAGGTGCTGGCGGCGGCGCGGGGGCGTGCGGCGGCGGAATCAACAGTGTTGAAGGAGTTGCTGGGCGGCGAATCTTTGCGCTCGGTATGGGATCGTCATCGCATTTTGTGA
- a CDS encoding sugar ABC transporter substrate-binding protein, translating to MSQASAEATVVLKGMTWDHPRGVDGLLAAAPLVLERHGVTLEWEARSLLAFGDQHIADFARDFDVMVIDHPHIADAVEAGALLCLDATPGIDDLARESVGFSHESYRYRGAQWGLALDAAAQVSAFRPDRADGAPLLWSDTLTLARTGTVVWPYKPVDAFSSFATLLAQRGAPLAASLVGPGLFLDRGIAGEVLEFMIELSGAVPDWCATANPIDAAEALVAENNDYSVGVALFGYTNYSRPGFRQHVLAYDDIPSFDGQSSGSTLGGAGIAVSASTQHADLALAVAATLAGAEVQSGPYTAGGGQPGNLRAWRSAATNQATQQFFRNTLRTLERAWVRPRVPGWPDLQLALSHLVRDAIIACRVDDTLLDAIERLPELHLTTGKGDTNA from the coding sequence GTGTCGCAGGCGTCAGCAGAAGCAACCGTCGTGCTGAAGGGCATGACCTGGGATCATCCACGAGGTGTTGATGGTCTCCTTGCCGCTGCCCCACTCGTACTCGAACGCCACGGCGTGACCCTCGAGTGGGAAGCTCGATCCCTGCTTGCCTTCGGCGACCAACACATTGCCGATTTTGCTCGCGACTTCGACGTCATGGTGATTGATCACCCCCACATCGCCGATGCGGTCGAGGCTGGCGCCCTCCTCTGCCTGGACGCGACACCCGGGATCGATGACCTCGCCCGCGAGAGCGTCGGGTTTTCCCACGAGAGTTACCGCTACCGCGGTGCTCAGTGGGGGCTGGCCCTTGATGCTGCGGCGCAGGTGAGCGCTTTCAGGCCAGACCGCGCCGACGGCGCGCCGCTTCTGTGGAGCGACACCCTCACACTTGCCCGCACCGGAACCGTCGTCTGGCCCTACAAGCCGGTCGATGCCTTCAGTAGTTTTGCGACCCTTCTTGCCCAGCGCGGCGCGCCACTAGCCGCATCGCTTGTCGGACCAGGGCTGTTCCTCGACAGAGGCATCGCCGGCGAAGTACTCGAGTTCATGATCGAGCTGAGCGGTGCCGTCCCCGATTGGTGCGCCACGGCCAACCCGATTGACGCGGCGGAAGCGCTCGTCGCAGAAAACAACGACTACAGCGTGGGTGTCGCCCTCTTCGGGTACACGAACTATTCGCGGCCGGGCTTTCGCCAGCACGTACTTGCCTACGACGACATCCCTTCTTTTGACGGGCAGAGTTCGGGCTCCACGCTGGGCGGCGCAGGAATCGCGGTCTCCGCGAGCACACAGCATGCCGACCTAGCTCTCGCTGTCGCGGCGACTCTTGCGGGCGCCGAAGTGCAGAGCGGCCCGTATACGGCGGGCGGTGGTCAGCCGGGCAATCTGCGCGCCTGGCGGAGCGCCGCGACAAACCAAGCGACTCAACAGTTCTTTCGGAACACTCTCCGCACGCTGGAACGCGCTTGGGTGCGGCCCCGAGTGCCGGGATGGCCCGACCTGCAGCTCGCGCTGTCGCACCTGGTGCGCGACGCGATTATCGCGTGCCGCGTTGATGACACGCTGCTCGACGCTATCGAGCGTCTCCCGGAGCTTCACCTGACCACTGGCAAAGGAGACACCAACGCATGA
- a CDS encoding MaoC/PaaZ C-terminal domain-containing protein, giving the protein MTYFEEYEQGSTRKSHGRTITEADIVLHAGQTGDFYPHHMDAEFAKSLPGGERIAHGTLIFSVAVGQLAGEVNDQAMSYGYDRVRFIRPVHIGDTITSRSEIVALKEHTKRPELFGIAEEQVEVVNQRDEVVIAFVHLYLVNRRPGSES; this is encoded by the coding sequence ATGACGTATTTCGAAGAATATGAGCAGGGCTCGACGCGGAAGAGCCACGGGCGCACCATCACCGAGGCCGACATCGTGCTGCACGCCGGCCAGACCGGCGACTTCTACCCCCATCACATGGACGCCGAATTCGCGAAGTCACTGCCGGGCGGTGAACGGATTGCCCATGGCACCCTGATTTTCTCCGTGGCTGTCGGCCAACTTGCCGGTGAAGTCAACGACCAAGCGATGAGCTACGGGTACGACCGGGTGCGCTTTATCCGACCCGTCCATATCGGGGACACCATCACATCGCGCAGCGAGATTGTGGCTTTGAAGGAGCACACCAAGCGCCCAGAACTTTTCGGCATCGCCGAAGAGCAGGTGGAAGTTGTTAATCAACGCGACGAAGTAGTCATCGCCTTTGTTCATCTCTATCTCGTCAACCGCAGGCCCGGGAGTGAATCATGA
- a CDS encoding amidohydrolase family protein, protein MSESHQSAQMIDTHQHLWMPSERRYEWLDAVAPLNADFGPEKVAAEVAAAGVTGTVLVQAADTYEDTFYMLSVAASVSVVRGVVAWAPLDRPAEAAAAIELYAASPLVRGVRVLNHGYADPRWLLQDSVDASLRLLAEHGLAFDVVSVIGEHLSMLAELADRHPQLTIVLDHLAKPDIANKGWEPWASLIAEVATRPNVSVKLSGLNTASGPDWTWQDWLPYVDHAVEHFGSTRMMLGSDWPVSILAGDFVGVWHAQRDVIAHLTADQQDDIFFRTAIRTYSLDVS, encoded by the coding sequence ATGAGCGAGAGCCATCAGAGCGCCCAGATGATCGACACGCACCAGCATCTGTGGATGCCGTCCGAGCGACGCTACGAGTGGCTGGATGCTGTGGCGCCGCTCAATGCCGATTTTGGTCCCGAAAAGGTGGCAGCCGAGGTAGCCGCGGCGGGCGTCACCGGCACGGTTTTGGTGCAAGCGGCCGACACCTACGAAGACACTTTCTACATGCTTTCTGTCGCCGCCAGTGTGTCGGTGGTGCGGGGGGTCGTGGCGTGGGCACCGCTCGATCGCCCGGCTGAAGCAGCTGCCGCGATCGAGCTCTATGCCGCGTCGCCGCTGGTGCGTGGGGTACGCGTGCTCAACCACGGCTACGCCGATCCCCGGTGGCTGCTGCAGGACTCAGTGGATGCGTCACTGCGCTTGCTCGCAGAGCATGGTCTGGCCTTCGACGTCGTGAGCGTCATCGGCGAGCATCTGAGTATGCTCGCCGAGCTGGCCGATCGGCACCCGCAGCTGACGATTGTGCTGGATCACCTCGCGAAGCCCGACATTGCAAACAAGGGCTGGGAGCCGTGGGCTTCGCTGATCGCCGAGGTGGCAACGCGCCCGAACGTGAGCGTGAAGCTCTCGGGCCTCAACACGGCCTCCGGTCCCGACTGGACTTGGCAGGATTGGCTGCCCTACGTCGACCATGCGGTGGAGCACTTCGGCTCAACTCGCATGATGCTCGGGAGTGACTGGCCTGTCTCGATTCTTGCTGGCGACTTTGTGGGTGTGTGGCACGCTCAGCGCGACGTGATCGCTCATCTCACCGCCGACCAACAGGACGACATCTTCTTCCGCACGGCAATCCGCACCTACTCCTTGGACGTGTCATGA
- a CDS encoding CaiB/BaiF CoA transferase family protein, with protein sequence MTDSLPLDGMLVLDFSQFLAGPMAATRLGDLGARVIKIERPQGGDIGRRLAFAGIVEDGDTLSFHITNRNKESYAADLKNEGDLVGVRALVAKADVIIQNFRPGIMERLGFGYDAVAEINPGVIYASVSGYGAEGPWKDRPGQDLLAQSLSGLPWLNGSSEDPPVPVGVAIADIIASIHLASGITAALLRRERTGLGGRVDTSLLEGMLDLQFELLSAHLDDSSIVVKRGARNTAHAFLQAPYGIYPTSDGYLAIAMTSVTELGTLIGLAELEQYTDPDTWWTEQTAITRALADHLATEETQHWLTILDAADVWCAPVLTLPELVGHDGFLALDMTQQVTRLSAAGGAPVHLQTLRAPVRFDGRTLKNNRGAPHLGAHTKAIRAEFREEAAQ encoded by the coding sequence ATGACCGATTCATTGCCCCTCGACGGCATGCTTGTACTTGATTTCAGCCAGTTTCTGGCGGGCCCGATGGCGGCCACGAGGCTCGGTGATCTGGGTGCGCGCGTGATCAAGATCGAGCGGCCGCAGGGCGGCGACATTGGCCGTCGACTCGCGTTCGCCGGAATTGTGGAGGACGGCGATACCCTTTCCTTCCACATCACCAACCGTAATAAGGAGAGCTACGCGGCCGACCTTAAAAATGAGGGCGACCTGGTGGGAGTGCGGGCGCTCGTGGCAAAAGCGGACGTGATCATCCAGAACTTTCGCCCCGGCATTATGGAGCGACTCGGGTTCGGCTACGACGCGGTAGCCGAGATCAATCCGGGCGTCATCTACGCGAGCGTCAGCGGCTACGGCGCCGAAGGCCCATGGAAAGACCGACCGGGGCAAGACCTTCTGGCCCAGTCGCTATCGGGGCTTCCGTGGCTCAATGGCAGTTCCGAAGACCCGCCCGTTCCGGTGGGGGTGGCGATCGCCGATATCATCGCCTCGATCCATCTCGCCAGCGGCATCACCGCAGCACTGTTACGTCGCGAACGCACCGGCCTGGGTGGACGCGTCGACACCAGTCTGCTCGAGGGCATGCTCGACCTGCAGTTTGAGCTGCTGAGCGCGCACCTCGACGACTCGTCGATCGTCGTCAAACGGGGGGCGCGCAATACCGCGCACGCCTTCCTGCAGGCGCCCTACGGCATCTATCCCACCTCCGACGGCTATCTCGCCATCGCGATGACTTCGGTGACCGAACTCGGCACCCTCATCGGGCTTGCGGAGCTCGAGCAGTACACCGACCCCGATACCTGGTGGACGGAGCAGACCGCGATTACCCGCGCGCTAGCTGATCACCTCGCGACCGAGGAAACGCAGCATTGGTTGACGATTCTGGATGCGGCCGATGTGTGGTGCGCGCCCGTTCTGACCTTGCCCGAACTCGTTGGACACGACGGCTTCCTGGCCCTGGATATGACCCAGCAAGTGACAAGGCTCAGCGCCGCAGGCGGCGCCCCGGTGCATCTTCAAACGCTGCGCGCACCGGTGCGATTCGACGGCCGCACGCTGAAAAACAACCGGGGCGCACCGCACCTGGGCGCCCACACCAAAGCGATTCGGGCCGAGTTTAGGGAAGAGGCAGCACAGTGA
- a CDS encoding MaoC family dehydratase has product MKNPNSDPVARNKVPVWNQDVKMYEDYEVGEVDRSIRRTISEGEVMIFSSMLVDLHPYVADDIFARDEGLFGRRIVPGALVFGYGMGLMAHNNIHTFSYGYDRLRFIKPVFIGDTIYTMRTLLRKEPKYDEMGLFTVSYEVFRADDEQIVLYCEHLQTVKYRDPATAKGL; this is encoded by the coding sequence GTGAAAAACCCCAACTCTGATCCGGTCGCGCGCAACAAGGTTCCGGTCTGGAATCAAGACGTAAAGATGTACGAGGACTACGAGGTGGGGGAGGTCGACCGCTCGATCCGCCGCACCATTTCCGAGGGCGAGGTGATGATCTTCAGCAGCATGCTCGTCGACCTGCACCCCTACGTCGCCGACGATATCTTTGCCCGCGATGAGGGACTTTTCGGGCGCCGGATCGTGCCGGGCGCGCTCGTTTTCGGGTACGGCATGGGGCTGATGGCGCACAACAACATCCACACGTTCAGTTACGGATATGACCGCCTCCGCTTCATCAAGCCCGTCTTTATCGGCGACACCATCTACACGATGCGCACTTTGTTGCGGAAGGAACCCAAGTACGACGAGATGGGGTTGTTCACCGTTTCCTACGAGGTGTTTCGCGCCGATGATGAGCAGATCGTGCTCTATTGCGAACATCTGCAGACGGTGAAGTACCGGGACCCGGCAACAGCAAAGGGGCTGTAA
- a CDS encoding Gfo/Idh/MocA family protein → MIDLFREISDYCRLFVPEEHKRPIAIVGAGGIVDGQHLVAYKLAGLEVVGITDVDLDRARDVATRHGIGRVYGSLAELLADDRVEVVDIAVPVEQQAAIFRAAVAAGKHILAQKPFTVDPETARELASLAASAGVVAAVNQQLRFDEGIAAAHRMVELGWLGTLTSFTLSVNVFTDWKQWEWAKEMQRLEVMVHSIHYHDVVRWFLGEPSSVHADGGRVPGQFPIGETRTTSSYRFAGGASALVFANHMNPGGDDTAEFRIEGTGGAIRGTLGLMYDYPTGRPDTLEVTSSVVGTDGWMPYPVTQRWFPHAFIGTMGSVLEAIATGSPPRTAVSDNVKTVELVAALYRSMESEEVVRL, encoded by the coding sequence ATGATTGATCTTTTCCGCGAGATTTCCGACTACTGCAGGCTTTTTGTCCCGGAGGAGCACAAACGCCCGATCGCCATCGTCGGGGCGGGTGGCATCGTGGATGGCCAGCACCTGGTGGCCTACAAACTGGCCGGCCTCGAGGTGGTGGGCATCACCGATGTGGACCTCGATCGGGCCCGCGACGTTGCTACGCGCCACGGCATCGGCCGCGTGTACGGCTCGCTCGCCGAACTGCTGGCCGACGACCGAGTGGAGGTAGTCGACATCGCCGTTCCCGTAGAGCAGCAGGCGGCGATCTTCCGGGCAGCTGTCGCCGCCGGGAAACACATCTTGGCGCAGAAACCATTCACGGTAGATCCAGAAACAGCGCGAGAACTGGCTTCCCTGGCCGCTTCCGCGGGGGTTGTCGCTGCCGTGAACCAACAGCTGCGCTTCGACGAGGGAATTGCTGCAGCGCATCGGATGGTCGAGCTGGGTTGGCTCGGAACGCTGACCTCTTTCACGCTTTCCGTCAACGTCTTCACCGACTGGAAGCAGTGGGAGTGGGCCAAGGAGATGCAGCGGCTCGAGGTAATGGTGCACTCGATTCATTACCATGACGTCGTCCGGTGGTTCCTCGGCGAACCGTCATCGGTGCACGCGGACGGGGGACGGGTTCCGGGTCAATTTCCGATCGGCGAAACTCGCACCACGAGCAGCTACCGTTTTGCAGGTGGCGCGTCCGCCCTGGTGTTTGCCAACCATATGAACCCGGGCGGGGACGACACCGCGGAGTTCAGAATCGAAGGCACCGGCGGGGCTATCCGCGGCACCCTGGGGTTGATGTACGACTACCCGACCGGCCGCCCCGACACCCTGGAAGTGACCAGCTCCGTTGTTGGCACCGACGGGTGGATGCCATACCCCGTTACCCAGCGCTGGTTCCCGCACGCTTTTATCGGGACGATGGGCTCGGTGCTGGAAGCGATCGCGACGGGCTCGCCGCCGCGGACCGCGGTCAGTGACAACGTCAAGACGGTTGAACTGGTGGCGGCGCTGTACCGCTCGATGGAATCCGAGGAAGTGGTGCGGCTCTAG
- a CDS encoding LLM class flavin-dependent oxidoreductase, with translation MEFGVYTFGDIHPDPLTGAKTDPGQRLKEIIDRITFADELGLHYFGIGEHHRPEYSISAPATVLAAAATVTKKIKLGSAVTVLSTEDPVRVYQQFATIDLLSNGRAELLAGRGSFIESFPLFGYELADYDELYEEKLALLLKIDERPEITWSGHHRPALVNQVVLPRPVGGHLSISIATGGNPESSARAGLIGLPINYAIIGGQPERFAPLVNLYHEAYAQGPGVLGADKVTVSAFGFVAEESAAATDTYFPYWMDSMGRIARERRFSPPSEASYVDQTGHRGALFVGSPEEIAERIVYQHGHLKMDRLALQMDLSGVPHHLVMKSIELLATEVMPMVNRELGH, from the coding sequence ATGGAATTCGGCGTATATACCTTTGGCGACATTCACCCTGACCCGCTCACGGGAGCCAAGACTGACCCCGGTCAACGGCTGAAAGAAATCATCGATCGGATCACCTTTGCCGACGAGCTTGGGCTGCACTACTTCGGAATCGGCGAGCACCACCGCCCCGAGTACTCGATCTCCGCGCCCGCGACCGTGCTGGCAGCAGCGGCAACCGTCACCAAAAAGATCAAGCTTGGCAGCGCCGTCACCGTTCTGAGTACCGAAGACCCGGTGCGTGTCTACCAGCAGTTCGCCACAATCGATCTGCTCAGCAACGGACGTGCCGAGCTGCTCGCCGGCCGCGGATCCTTCATCGAAAGCTTTCCGCTCTTCGGGTACGAACTGGCGGACTACGACGAGCTCTACGAAGAGAAGCTCGCACTGCTGCTCAAGATCGACGAACGCCCAGAAATCACGTGGTCGGGTCACCACCGACCAGCGCTCGTCAATCAGGTGGTGCTCCCCCGACCCGTGGGCGGCCATCTCTCGATCAGCATCGCCACAGGCGGCAATCCCGAGTCCTCGGCCCGCGCGGGGCTGATCGGTTTGCCCATCAACTACGCCATCATCGGCGGCCAACCCGAACGCTTCGCCCCACTGGTCAATCTCTACCACGAGGCCTACGCCCAAGGTCCGGGCGTCTTGGGCGCCGACAAGGTCACCGTTTCCGCGTTCGGCTTCGTCGCGGAAGAATCTGCGGCGGCTACAGACACGTACTTCCCGTACTGGATGGACTCCATGGGCCGGATCGCGAGGGAACGGCGCTTCAGCCCGCCGAGTGAAGCCAGCTATGTGGACCAAACCGGCCACCGCGGCGCACTTTTTGTGGGCTCTCCGGAGGAGATTGCCGAGCGCATCGTCTATCAGCACGGACACCTGAAAATGGATCGCCTCGCGCTGCAGATGGACTTATCCGGGGTGCCCCACCACCTGGTGATGAAGTCGATCGAGCTGCTCGCCACCGAAGTGATGCCGATGGTGAACCGCGAGCTCGGTCACTGA